A genome region from Musa acuminata AAA Group cultivar baxijiao chromosome BXJ3-5, Cavendish_Baxijiao_AAA, whole genome shotgun sequence includes the following:
- the LOC135638731 gene encoding uncharacterized protein LOC135638731 isoform X4 produces MDCDDDDFQSQNFQLIGEDNDVFPQSIQPYAPPKFDIDDHFQAHLRLDSLAETGLLLGIQSEENNWIEEFSPRNNVVEFDPSASQTCSISGHDSIWFNAPLSESAQMLVKSVGDVTTVSPQVMNTEADTHAVEDSAKCRPECITDIDSSFLTNKFQRSILVSNEHIIKAEQHVITPQTPSEEKSEVGFDEILLDKKIDSAGKVVATQCTTSEELTSSSGNVSKACLVAGEPLEVVQNEEPLDNASTRNSSLDDRGCAVNKEIEVSSKFLSCNTHHGPSGLSTNNADIVTGKLDDPLFAEKNVEECYEGDISERSESLQSETKQNETNYNLYGDCKVTDQHFQGHPLNYHVCDVKASSESVSPTDSLILPNEGSSKTVFFKNSDALLEDIAHQVKVSNKDLSTGDKSSTCTKEAHSSSVEGDGTENVGELCDVAEGRTDFSHCVHEYISKDDSRNPDSQSTEESKMISFEEGNLATSRTVIDDNCSELRNYSDMAVKVEFSSLMKTETRMTGVDGDNECRVDPSNLNDTDSTQTENSTEGECLKTISEEPTGKSDASENAIHKESCAALSDDAENELCCRNPNKLAPASDTSPSVAELNKDNVVHSAEKENTVLLIDTSGTALKECSTIIKNAEFCSFDIQRNGTVMESDKNSIMDQAGVSDLTSGGMKLLSPVDSTILQQSHSEVEAMVEQMETTASSTVASCCNEKGVCLSSLSVIGCNTDTQISRQPIAVPGSDTNDPSVKNFSDGLGITNSDELCVASSAGMSSLVAQQSTEGKDANLTATNNCDKLRSTETEENNLLRFTLSESNPEARLVDHDGGNLSSSEPNCGSPTVISCNEHTLEETGLIESNRSSQDPAAPASTKDSSRSKCTVQDSQVSETLKDDGNFTFVVQPDANLSQKDSTKDLTPFSNMQSFKLPQGCPGQSIKESTSTISKMTLEDKRKQVSAFATRKIGISKGDAKEKSEEKQGKGRKKAPYDTSSVPDRSTRSKTHMEDIQHRLFVETNTTKSSCSPSVQASNLPDLNTSVPSALFLQPFTDLQQVQLRAQIFVYGSLIQGVLPDQACMVPAFGGTVDGGRSLWEQVWHSAAQRLYNHKSPNSSGTHLHCHSEQGISCTPFQSKVLNSPASWRDSKVPNSSTQSSNVSLQSAFHSHAGGTHLDSSQSLSPLHPYQTSQIRQYLTNSTPWLSQSSHPASWFFSPQSLPIDSSSYNSPIPVAETVQVTTVTDSSIPHTSNMQLTSSGSLLPNQGANSVSAALIVPSETESREATPAITKNSSVSEKSRKRKKVSASKGPVPKISVSQLQGVSASSPFINLPNSAELSLYSNSSSTVTSAGHVSAASYPITMPYYQILGSSHTQQRGIVIKEACNQIEQSKLQAENASAYAASAVRHSQVIWEQMAIQRKSCLALEVEQKLASAAVAATAAASVAKAAAEVAKVASEAAVQAKLMADETLNSLNTGTTQISEICLDIRKNLLTSTPVLIPKSQDKIHGSCSIISTAREATRKRAEAASATIKRAENLEAILKCAEMAAEAVSQAGTVITMGDPFPSSICDLVEAGPEGHWKLCCATIKKRIETNDVQVGENLHLDVAGDLEIITVQSTDHHGRQKISVMEEMTPNNKKMILENNYEGCNLENGSQTIPTFRAASEPMQGSNIQKGSLVEVVADEDGLRGAWFSAQVLDVKDGKAYVCYKDLLSDEGHEKLKEWIPLESKSDQRPRIRVAHPVIVTKSEGTRKRQREVAGNCTWAVGDRVDALLRDGWWEGIVTEKSRDDESKLTVHFPAGGDSSIVRSWNLRPSLIWKDGQWIEWSQAKERGDTPYGKHAKLGHFNSANKSETGEEGMTTLSSNIRTDDSRKLEELRPLNLSAKDLTFSVGSNVGEDNNTDVFKVRRAGLQKDGSKVVFGVPKPGKKRKFMEVSKHYNTDKIEKTIEVSDSIKFAKYLMPQASHSWRNTSKVDVKGRGITNLNRRGPKSLRSQNVQSRSAMDKSVTAVAILNGGESSLGTSFSNEEIKNSVETGSFSHALKKVELAVIEPPLQFVPGVLSLEKKSSAEAEMGEKEKENDLPSVDKLSRSDIKGSEIPGKGSADVVEPRRSNRRIQPTSRLLEGLQSSLIVSKSPLDRGGKSLHRGVSASRAGQNHG; encoded by the exons ATGGattgtgatgatgatgattttcAAAGTCAGAATTTTCAACTAATTGGAGAGGACAATGATGTTTTTCCTCAAAGCATACAGCCATATGCTCCGCCAAAATTTGATATAGATGATCATTTTCAGGCTCACCTAAGGCTTGATAGTTTAGCCGAAACAGGGCTTTTGCTTGGCATTCAAAGTGAAGAGAACAATTGGATTGAAGAGTTTTCACCAAGAAACAATGTTGTAGAATTTGACCCAAGTGCCTCTCAAACTTGCTCCATTTCTGGGCATGACAGTATCTGGTTCAATGCTCCATTATCTGAATCTGCACAGATGTTAGTGAAATCTGTTGGAGATGTCACGACAGTAAGCCCACAAGTTATGAATACAGAGGCAGATACGCATGCAGTAGAAGATTCTGCCAAATGCAGGCCAGAGTGTATCACAGACATTGATTCAAGCTTTTTGACCAATAAATTCCAAAGGAGTATTTTGGTGTCAAATGAACACATAATTAAGGCTGAGCAACATGTAATTACTCCTCAAACCCCCAGTGAGGAAAAATCAGAAGTGGGCTTCGATGAGATTTTGTTAGATAAAAAAATTGACTCTGCTGGGAAGGTGGTTGCTACACAATGCACCACTAGTGaggaattaacttcatcatctggTAATGTATCTAAAGCATGTTTAGTTGCTGGTGAGCCTCTTGAGGTGGTTCAGAATGAGGAACCATTGGATAATGCATCCACCAGGAATAGTTCACTTGATGATCGTGGATGTGCTGTAAACAAGGAGATTGAAGTAAGTTCAAAATTTCTTTCTTGCAATACTCATCATGGTCCTTCTGGTTTGTCTACTAATAATGCTGATATTGTCACTGGGAAGCTGGATGATCCATTATTCGCTGAGAAAAACGTGGAAGAATGCTATGAGGGTGACATTAGTGAGAGATCAGAATCTTTGCAATCTGAAACGAAGCAGAATGaaacaaattataatttatatggtGATTGCAAAGTGACTGATCAACATTTTCAAGGCCATCCACTTAATTATCATGTTTGTGATGTGAAAGCTTCTTCTGAATCGGTTTCACCTACAGATTCTCTAATCCTTCCAAATGAAGGATCCAGTAAAACTGTGTTCTTTAAGAACTCTGATGCACTGCTCGAAGATATTGCTCACCAGGTAAAAGTTTCAAACAAAGACTTAAGTACAGGGGATAAAAGTTCAACCTGCACAAAGGAGGCACATTCCTCGTCTGTGGAAGGAGATGGAACTGAAAATGTTGGTGAGCTATGTGATGTTGCAGAAGGGCGTACGGATTTTAGCCATTGTGtacatgaatatatatcaaaagatGATAGTCGCAACCCAGATTCTCAATCAACTGAAGAAAGTAAAATGATTAGTTTTGAAGAAGGAAATCTTGCTACATCCAGGACAGTTATTGATGACAACTGTAGTGAACTGAGAAATTATTCAGACATGGCAGTTAAGGTAGAGTTTTCAAGTCTGATGAAAACTGAAACAAGGATGACCGGAGTTGATGGTGATAATGAATGCAGAGTTGATCCTTCAAATTTGAATGACACCGACTCTACTCAAACAGAAAATAGCACTGAAGGTGAATGCTTAAAAACTATTTCTGAAGAACCCACTGGTAAGTCGGATGCTTCAGAAAATGCTATTCACAAAGAATCTTGTGCTGCTTTATCAGATGATGCAGAAAATGAGCTCTGTTGTCGGAATCCTAACAAGTTGGCTCCAGCATCTGACACAAGTCCTTCAGTCGCTGAACTGAACAAGGACAATGTAGTTCATTCAGCGGAAAAGGAGAACACAGTACTATTGATTGATACGAGTGGCACAGCTTTGAAGGAATGCTCTACTATAATTAAGAATGCAGAATTTTGCTCATTTGACATCCAAAGAAATGGTACAGTGATGGAATCAGACAAGAATTCCATCATGGACCAAGCAGGAG TTAGTGATCTTACCTCAGGAGGTATGAAGTTGCTGTCCCCTGTTGATTCAACAATTCTCCAGCAGTCACATTCTGAAGTTGAAGCGATGGTAGAACAGATGGAAACGACAGCGTCATCTACAGTTGCTTCATGTTGCAATGAGAAGGGTGTCTGCCTCTCTTCCTTGTCAGTTATAGGTTGTAACACAGATACCCAGATATCGAGACAACCAATAGCAGTGCCTGGTTCAGATACCAATGATCCCTCAGTAAAGAATTTTTCAGATGGCTTGG GAATTACCAACAGTGATGAGCTTTGCGTCGCTTCGTCAGCTGGGATGTCTTCTCTTGTTGCTCAGCAAAGCACAGAAGGGAAAGATGCTAACTTAACAGCAACAAACAATTGTGACAAACTGAGATCCACTGAAACTGAAG AAAACAACCTTCTTCGGTTCACTTTGTCTGAAAGTAATCCTGAGGCCCGCTTAGTGGATCATGATGGTGGCAATCTAAGTTCATCTGAACCAAATTGTGGTTCACCAACTGTCATTAGTTGCAATGAGCATACCCTAGAAGAAACAGGACTTATAGAAAGCAATAGATCATCACAAGATCCTGCAGCTCCTGCTTCAACAAAAGATTCTAGTAGGTCTAAATGCACCGTTCAAGATTCTCAAGTGAGTGAGACATTGAAAGATGATGGGAACTTTACATTTGTAGTTCAGCCAGATGCAAATCTTTCCCAAAAGGACAGCACCAAGGATCTGACACCCTTCTCGAATATGCAGTCCTTCAAACTGCCTCAG GGATGTCCTGGTCAATCTATAAAAGAGAGTACTAGCACTATTAGCAAGATGACTTTAGAAGACAAAAGAAAGCAAGTTTCTGCTTTTGCAACTAGAAAGATAGGCATTTCAAAAGGTGATGCTAAAGAAAAGTCAGAAGAAAAACAAGGTAAAGGAAGGAAAAAGGCCCCATACGATACCTCATCTGTCCCTGATAGATCCACAAGAAGCAAAACCCATATGGAGGATATACAGCATCGTCTCTTTGTTGAGACCAATACTACAAAATCGTCCTGTTCTCCAAGTGTTCAAGCATCCAATCTACCAGATTTAAACACGTCAGTACCCTCTGCTCTGTTTCTCCAGCCTTTCACAGATTTGCAACAAGTACAGTTGCGTGCTCAGATTTTTGTGTATGGATCACTCAT CCAAGGTGTCCTTCCCGATCAGGCTTGTATGGTACCAGCCTTTGGGGGAACTG TAGATGGAGGAAGGAGCTTATGGGAGCAAGTGTGGCATTCTGCTGCACAAAGGCTTTATAACCATAAATCTCCCAATAGTTCTGGCACACATTTGCATTGTCATTCAG AACAAGGGATCAGCTGCACCCCATTTCAGAGCAAGGTTCTGAATTCCCCTGCTAGCTGGAGGGACAGCAAGGTCCCAAATTCATCAACACAAAGTTCCAATGTGTCTTTGCAGTCAGCTTTCCACTCTCATGCAGGAGGCACCCACTTGGACTCCAGTCAATCTCTGTCACCATTGCATCCCTATCAAACTTCTCAGATCAGGCAATATTTGACCAACTCCACACCTTGGTTATCTCAGAGCTCTCACCCGGCTTCATGGTTTTTTTCACCACAAAGTTTACCTATTGATTCTAGTTCATATAACTCTCCAATACCTGTTGCTGAAACAGTTCAAGTAACAACTGTTACAGACTCTTCTATACCTCATACCTCAAACATGCAACTCACTTCCTCTGGTTCCTTACTGCCTAATCAGGGTGCCAACAGTGTTTCGGCAGCATTAATTGTGCCAAGTGAGACAGAAAGTAGAGAAGCAACTCCTgcaattactaagaattcatccgTTAGTGAAAAGtccaggaagaggaagaaggtttCTGCATCGAAGGGGCCTGTGCCAAAAATTTCTGTTTCTCAACTCCAAGGAGTATCtgcttcttctccttttattaaTCTGCCTAATTCTGCAGAACTTTCTTTATATTCTAATTCTTCAAGTACTGTTACATCTGCTGGTCATGTTTCAGCTGCCTCTTACCCCATTACTATGCCTTACTACCAAATATTAGGCAGTAGTCATACTCAACAGAGGGGCATCGTCATCAAAGAGGCTTGCAATCAAATTGAGCAGTCGAAGCTGCAAGCTGAAAATGCTTCTGCTTATGCTGCTTCTGCTGTCAGGCACAGCCAAGTTATTTGGGAACAGATGGCTATTCAAAGAAAATCATGCCTTGCATTAGAAGTCGAACAGAAACTTGCATCTGCAGCTGTTGCAGCGACGGCAGCTGCTTCTGTTGCAAAGGCAGCTGCTGAAGTTGCTAAGGTTGCATCTGAGGCTGCAGTACAGGCTAAATTGATGGCAGATGAGACTTTAAATTCTCTTAATACAGGAACCACTCAAATTTCTGAAATCTGCCTTGACATCAGGAAGAATCTGTTGACATCAACTCCTGTTCTAATCCCTAAGAGCCAGGATAAGATCCATGGTTCTTGTTCAATCATTTCTACTGCACGAGAGGCCACCAGAAAGAGGGCTGAAGCAGCTTCTGCTACTATAAAGCGAGCAGAGAACTTGGAAGCCATACTGAAATGTGCAGAAATGGCTGCAGAAGCTGTATCACAAGCTGGAACAGTCATTACAATGGGGGATCCCTTTCCATCCTCAATATGTGATTTAGTAGAAGCAGGTCCTGAAGGTCATTGGaaactttgttgtgcaactataaaAAAGAGAATTGAAACAAATGATGTACAGGTTGGAGAAAATCTCCATTTAGATGTGGCTGGTGATCTTGAGATAATTACAGTACAATCAACTGACCATCACGGGAGGCAGAAAATTTCTGTTATGGAGGAAATGACTCCCAATAATAAGAAAATGATTTTAGAGAATAATTATGAAG GATGTAATCTAGAAAATGGATCACAAACTATTCCGACTTTTAGAGCTGCAAGCGAACCTATGCAAGGAAGTAACATTCAGAAAGGTTCACTTGTTGAG GTTGTAGCTGATGAAGATGGTCTTAGAGGAGCTTGGTTTTCTGCGCAGGTTCTTGATGTCAAAGATGGTAAAGCATATGTGTGCTACAAAGATCTTCTTTCTGATGAAG GCCATGAGAAGCTTAAGGAGTGGATACCACTTGAATCCAAAAGTGATCAACGACCTAGAATACGTGTAGCACATCCTGTAATTGTGACTAAATCTGAAGGAACAAGGAAGCGACAGAGAGAGGTTGCAGGCAATTGCACTTGGGCAGTTGGAGACAGGGTAGATGCATTGTTACGTGATGG TTGGTGGGAAGGGATTGTCACTGAGAAGAGTCGAGATGATGAAAGCAAGTTAACTGTCCATTTTCCAG CTGGTGGTGATTCGTCAATTGTTAGATCTTGGAATCTACGACCATCACTTATCTGGAAGGATGGCCAATGGATAGAATGGTCCCAAGCTAAAGAAAGA GGTGATACACCATATGGGAAACATGCAAAACTAGGCCATTTCAATTCCGCAAACAAGTCAGAAACAGGTGAGGAAGGAATGACAACTTTGTCAAGTAACATTCGCACAGATGATTCGAGGAAGCTGGAAGAGTTAAGGCCACTTAATTTGTCAGCAAAAGATTTAACATTTTCTGTTGGAAGCAATGTGGGTGAGGATAATAACACTGATGTGTTTAAGGTAAGACGAGCTGGCCTTCAGAAAGATGGTTCTAAGGTGGTATTTGGTGTTCCTAAGCCtgggaagaaaagaaaatttatggAAGTAAGCAAACACTACAACACAGATAAGATTGAAAAGACAATTGAAGTGAGTGATTCTATAAAATTTGCAAAATATTTGATGCCACAAGCATCCCACTCTTGGAGAAATACCTCAAAAGTTGACGTTAAAGGAAGAGGGATCACTAACTTGAACAGAAGGGGCCCAAAGTCCTTGAGGTCTCAGAATGTTCAGTCTAGGAGTGCCATGGATAAGTCTGTCACCGCTGTAGCAATCTTAAATGGGGGCGAAAGCAGTCTTGGAACTTCTTTTAGCAACGAAGAGATAAAGAACTCAGTGGAAACTGGTTCTTTTTCACATGCTCTTAAAAAGGTAGAATTGGCAGTGATAGAGCCTCCTTTGCAATTTGTACCTGGTGTCCTGTCACTCGAGAAGAAATCTTCAGCTGAGGCTGAGATgggggagaaagaaaaggaaaatgatTTACCTTCTGTCGATAAGTTGTCCAGATCTGATATTAAGGGTTCTGAAATTCCTGGAAAAGGATCTGCTGATGTTGTTGAACCCCGGAGATCCAATCGTAGAATTCAGCCAACTTCAAGA TTACTGGAAGGATTGCAAAGCTCTCTGATTGTATCAAAGAGTCCACTTGATAGAGGTGGCAAGTCTTTACATAGAGGTGTATCAGCTTCAAGAG CAGGTCAGAATCATGGATGA